One genomic segment of Drosophila melanogaster chromosome 3L includes these proteins:
- the CG32148 gene encoding uncharacterized protein, whose amino-acid sequence MSGILLKFLPKNELLHQSLYFCRGMAKKKSQSQGTEKGKKTCNKNQFFGGCFKKSEPFRRENKKEKSKRCRDPCKDGPCRPEK is encoded by the exons ATGAGTGGAATTCTGTTAAAATTTCTGCCCAAAAACGAGTTGCTTCATCAATCACTATACTTTTGCAGAGgaatggccaaaaagaagaGCCAAAGTCAAGGCACCGAAAAGGGCAAGAAAACCTGTAATAAGAATCAGTTCTTTGGCGGCTGCTTTAAGA aGTCCGAACCATTTAGGAGGGAGAACAAGAAGGAGAAGAGCAAACGCTGTCGGGATCCTTGCAAAGATGGACCCTGTCGCCCCGAGAAATAG
- the Rpn12R gene encoding regulatory particle non-ATPase 12-related, whose translation MSNLYTELKNEWSKHAPNLTHCSRLLDGFKLELVRSNFGTIQTASSSKQKDQLIKSREMLEIAVEHSITIKDYAAFERYMAQLNTYYYDYDKYLESSKHMYKFMGLNLLYMLATNRLADFHIELERLPTALLLHDSFIQPVLALENYYMEGRYNKILQAKKSMPSEIYSNFMDILVNTAREEIASCMEKSYLKMAPKLAAQRLGLRPGSKELFELATKRQWCLDEEGNYDYAGLHTRPMEKVPAKDIATHNLTYAQELEKIV comes from the coding sequence ATGTCGAATCTGTACACCGAATTGAAGAACGAGTGGAGCAAACATGCGCCCAACCTCACCCACTGCTCCCGCCTCCTGGATGGCTTCAAACTGGAGCTGGTGAGGTCAAACTTTGGAACAATCCAAACTGCATCGAGTTCCAAGCAAAAGGATCAGCTAATCAAATCGCGGGAGATGCTGGAAATCGCCGTGGAACATAGCATCACCATCAAGGATTATGCTGCCTTCGAGAGATATATGGCCCAGTTAAATACCTACTACTATGATTACGATAAGTACTTGGAATCATCGAAGCACATGTACAAGTTCATGGGCCTAAATCTGCTCTATATGTTGGCTACCAATCGCCTTGCCGACTTCCACATCGAACTGGAACGTTTGCCGACGGCTTTGCTGCTCCATGATAGCTTCATCCAACCCGTTTTGGCTTTGGAGAACTACTACATGGAGGGCAGATACAACAAGATACTGCAAGCCAAGAAATCTATGCCCTCGGAGATCTATTCGAATTTTATGGACATCCTGGTGAACACGGCGCGTGAGGAGATCGCATCCTGCATGGAGAAATCCTATCTGAAGATGGCGCCCAAACTAGCTGCTCAGCGTTTAGGCCTTCGTCCCGGTTCCAAGGAGCTTTTCGAGCTGGCCACTAAGCGCCAGTGGTGTCTGGACGAGGAGGGGAACTACGACTATGCTGGACTTCATACCAGACCTATGGAGAAGGTTCCTGCCAAGGACATCGCCACGCATAATCTCACCTATGCCCAAGAGCTAGAGAAAATAGTTTGA